Proteins from a single region of Corylus avellana chromosome ca11, CavTom2PMs-1.0:
- the LOC132166265 gene encoding linamarin synthase 2-like: MPLIGSKGPDYIKGLPDFRFETIPDGLPPSDRDATQDVPTLFDSTRKNCFAPFKELVIKLNSSSDQMPTVTCIVSDGVMGCGREAGKELGIPEVQLWTSSACGFMGCLSFDELIERGTIPFKVM; this comes from the coding sequence ATGCCACTAATCGGGTCCAAAGGACCCGACTACATAAAGGGGCTGCCGGATTTCCGGTTTGAAACTATACCAGATGGGTTGCCGCCATCCGACCGTGATGCTACCCAAGATGTTCCTACCCTATTTGATTCCACAAGAAAGAATTGCTTTGCCCCATTTAAAGAGCTTGTGATTAAGCTTAACTCATCGTCTGATCAAATGCCTACAGTCACTTGTATTGTTTCGGATGGGGTTATGGGTTGTGGTCGTGAAGCTGGAAAAGAGTTAGGCATCCCTGAGGTTCAACTTTGGACTTCTTCAGCTTGTGGCTTCATGGGATGTCTGAGCTTTGATGAACTCATCGAAAGAGGCACTATTCCG